A genome region from Eremothecium gossypii ATCC 10895 chromosome VII, complete sequence includes the following:
- a CDS encoding AGL326Wp (Non-syntenic homolog of Saccharomyces cerevisiae YJL172W (CPS1); Tandem gene duplication in this genome): MMFAAWPLGQPISFATALALLACFSAQTARSAVVSSEVTGASLPSCWDVSKPQGGFGDHLQQILHNSTLSNLTVEKLQRAVQIPSAWVVDAADCCTAVKSDTETYKQFKRLHEQLSRDFPLVWCKLKVETVNELGLLVTWPGSDSGAKPALISANMDVIVQDQDDLSTSSQFEGKIENEQKQRRTNIHGRGAFDKSHLVGLLEALEYTLETDPSFQPKRTIVLALGFDEQLGGELGAAEISKKLESQYGSDSFSVVLGKDVAGVVETYGAYLAPIGVATKQDVRFTFRFNFSDMYRTSPLMPTNEFRIFGNISDALNRFPERYDFTKANPLTSLFQCAANDFKYMPEEQIKDLLAALEDQDANNRFTDFLRSQPTNYAGFAFTTVQQFSFIHGGSIHAVRPEYLQFEIKESLTLDTSVELRTELIKAALKEVGPMGLIVNGEVIDAIDSGITCEVLVDADTKDEPSPNSDDLELLASTIKGLYEDSIFPDLPDKPSKLNVGTSFSAIKTDSSHYKNLSKHVYYFRPGFFQDFVIPSFNTRKEHVGVQTLLYTVAFFYQYVHSL; the protein is encoded by the coding sequence ATGATGTTTGCAGCTTGGCCTTTGGGGCAACCGATATCCTTTGCAACGGCGCTGGCGTTGCTGGCCTGCTTTTCTGCTCAGACAGCGCGGAGTGCTGTTGTTTCTTCGGAGGTGACTGGGGCGTCACTGCCATCGTGCTGGGACGTGTCCAAACCTCAGGGGGGCTTTGGAGACCACCTCCAGCAAATTCTGCACAACTCGACGCTCAGCAATCTCACTGTCGAGAAGCTACAGCGTGCAGTGCAGATCCCCTCGGCATGGGTGGTGGATGCAGCGGACTGCTGCACAGCGGTGAAGTCCGACACGGAGACATACAAGCAGTTCAAACGGTTGCACGAGCAGCTGTCGCGGGACTTTCCTCTGGTTTGGTGTAAGCTAAAGGTGGAAACTGTCAACGAGCTCGGATTGCTAGTCACCTGGCCGGGCAGCGATTCTGGTGCCAAACCGGCACTGATCTCCGCCAATATGGACGTGATTGTGCAGGATCAGGATGACTTAAGCACCTCGTCCCAATTTGAAGGAAAGATCGAGAATGAGCAGAAGCAACGCCGTACGAATATCCATGGCCGTGGAGCATTTGATAAGAGCCACTTGGTCGGTTTGTTGGAGGCATTGGAGTACACATTAGAGACCGATCCTTCGTTTCAACCAAAGCGGACCATTGTCCTTGCGCTGGGCTTCGACGAGCAGCTCGGCGGGGAGCTTGGTGCAGCGGAAATTAGCAAGAAGTTGGAGTCCCAATACGGCTCAGATAGTTTCTCTGTGGTTCTTGGCAAGGATGTCGCAGGTGTGGTGGAGACTTATGGTGCTTATCTTGCGCCAATTGGGGTTGCTACCAAGCAGGATGTCCGTTTCACCTTCCGGTTCAACTTCAGTGACATGTACCGTACTTCTCCCTTGATGCCAACCAATGAGTTCCGTATTTTCGGAAACATCTCCGATGCCCTAAATCGGTTCCCCGAGCGGTACGACTTCACCAAGGCGAATCCTCTGACGAGCTTGTTTCAGTGTGCGGCTAATGACTTTAAATACATGCCGGAGGAACAGATAAAGGATTTGTTGGCTGCGTTGGAGGATCAGGACGCAAATAATCGGTTCACTGACTTCCTAAGAAGCCAACCAACTAATTACGCGGGATTTGCGTTTACTACTGTGCAGCAATTCTCCTTTATTCATGGGGGATCTATACATGCAGTGCGGCCCGAATATCTGCAATTCGAAATAAAGGAGTCACTTACGTTGGATACTTCGGTCGAGCTGCGTACTGAGCTTATCAAGGCGGCTCTCAAGGAGGTTGGACCCATGGGCTTGATTGTGAATGGAGAGGTCATAGATGCAATTGACTCAGGAATCACATGTGAGGTCCTCGTCGATGCTGACACTAAAGATGAACCATCGCCTAACTCAGACGACTTGGAGCTCCTTGCAAGTACAATCAAGGGTTTATACGAGGATAGTATATTCCCTGACCTACCTGATAAACCTTCGAAATTAAATGTTGGCACTTCTTTTTCGGCCATCAAAACCGACTCTAGCCATTACAAAAATCTCTCTAAACATGTCTACTATTTCCGCCCAGGATTCTTCCAAGACTTCGTTATCCCATCATTTAATACAAGAAAAGAGCATGTTGGTGTTCAGACATTACTGTACACAGTAGCATTTTTTTATCAATATGTTCATTCTCTATGA
- a CDS encoding M20 family metallopeptidase (Non-syntenic homolog of Saccharomyces cerevisiae YJL172W (CPS1); Tandem gene duplication in this genome) has product MKALPQNTYCRSRCLSTIAKQCALWLILILPAAYGLGQANSSVTSFECNVRKCSFAPWAHIQFILKDTVFRNAITEKLRHAVQIPSEMLDPTPNPVPDPRVQPEHDFWDPFRKLHQQLTEDFPRVFSTLQVETINEFSLLITWEGSDSNLKPLMFSSHMDVVPVNPETAGEWRHDPYSGDLTWDEELGDILWGRGAFDDKHRIVAHLQAIEYILTFEPKFVPKRTIILAFGSDEESGGVYGASFMAALLLSRYGENGLYAVVDEGFTGIRKVEGVLAAMPAISEKGRMNFWCNITMSGGHSSVPHKDSAINLVSKFITEFEREQLPPTFSQNNPAARMYQCIAENSVTLSNSLKTSFASAFNDSEASDHLLEYIFSANDLRTECLFRSVKGVTTIHGGMKSNSIADFVAWSFNVRLAMEDDADQMANLVQQMLCRFAQTHGIGLSIQGKQVLTRTKKGLLQVRYSAKNAAPISPSNAVWEMFAGTIKGLYEESIFPLRFNSKHTLLVLPSIMTGGTDSVHYERLTSNIYRYQPGFYNGRIVDNIHGPNEFIDINTLIETVAFVYAYIHSAQE; this is encoded by the coding sequence ATGAAGGCGCTACCGCAGAATACATACTGCAGATCCCGTTGTCTATCTACAATTGCCAAACAATGCGCTCTCTGGCTGATATTAATACTTCCGGCTGCCTACGGTCTGGGCCAGGCCAATTCGTCGGTAACATCTTTTGAATGTAATGTTAGAAAGTGCAGTTTTGCGCCGTGGGCGCATATACAGTTTATTCTCAAAGACACAGTGTTTAGAAATGCAATTACTGAGAAGTTGCGCCATGCCGTTCAAATTCCGTCCGAGATGCTCGACCCAACGCCTAATCCTGTTCCAGACCCCAGGGTCCAACCTGAGCACGACTTTTGGGACCCATTCAGGAAGCTTCACCAACAGCTTACTGAAGACTTCCCCAGGGTATTCTCTACGTTGCAGGTAGAGACCATCAACGAATTTTCATTGTTAATAACATGGGAAGGTTCTGACAGTAATTTAAAGCCGCTCATGTTCTCATCTCATATGGACGTTGTCCCAGTTAACCCAGAAACAGCTGGAGAATGGCGCCATGATCCATATAGTGGAGATCTAACTTGGGATGAAGAATTAGGTGATATTTTATGGGGACGAGGTGCATTTGACGATAAACATCGCATTGTCGCCCATTTACAGGCAATCGAATATATTTTAACGTTCGAACCTAAATTTGTGCCAAAGCGAACCATAATTCTAGCATTCGGTAGTGACGAGGAATCCGGAGGGGTGTATGGTGCAAGTTTTATGGCAGCGCTGTTGCTCAGTCGTTATGGGGAAAACGGATTATATGCGGTGGTTGACGAGGGTTTCACTGGTATCAGAAAGGTTGAAGGAGTGCTAGCTGCAATGCCTGCAATTTCAGAAAAGGGCAGGATGAACTTTTGGTGCAATATTACGATGAGCGGTGGCCACAGCTCAGTTCCCCACAAGGATTCGGCCATTAATCTTGTATCAAAATTTATTACTGAATTTGAGCGAGAACAGTTACCGCCCACCTTCTCCCAAAATAATCCAGCGGCCCGCATGTATCAATGTATTGCTGAAAACTCGGTTACCCTTTCAAACAGCCTAAAGACCTCTTTTGCGTCAGCCTTTAACGATAGCGAAGCTAGCGATCACCTGCTTGAATACATCTTTTCGGCCAATGATCTTAGGACAGAGTGCTTGTTTCGCAGCGTGAAGGGCGTTACCACAATACATGGAGGTATGAAATCTAATTCGATAGCAGATTTCGTTGCATGGTCATTTAACGTACGACTTGCAATGGAAGACGACGCGGACCAAATGGCAAATCTAGTGCAGCAGATGCTTTGCAGGTTTGCCCAAACGCACGGCATAGGGTTAAGCATACAAGGCAAGCAGGTGCTAACAAGAACTAAAAAGGGCCTTTTGCAAGTCAGATATAGCGCGAAGAATGCAGCGCCGATCTCTCCCAGTAATGCTGTTTGGGAGATGTTTGCAGGGACCATTAAAGGACTTTATGAAGAGTCCATATTTCCTTTGAGATTTAACAGTAAGCACACACTATTAGTTTTGCCCTCAATTATGACAGGAGGTACGGATTCTGTCCATTATGAGAGGTTGACCAGTAATATATACCGCTACCAGCCAGGATTCTATAATGGCCGTATAGTTGACAACATACATGGCCCTAACGAGTTCATTGATATCAACACATTAATCGAAACAGTGGCATTTGTGTATGCATATATTCATTCAGCGCAGGAGTAA
- the PRE7 gene encoding proteasome core particle subunit beta 6 (Syntenic homolog of Saccharomyces cerevisiae YBL041W (PRE7)), which translates to MMAATTTGSDYANEVHSVPIQHQFNPYDDNGGTILGIAGEDFAVLAGDTRHTTGYSINSREEPKVFDCGDNILISANGFAADGDALVKRFKNSMKWYRFDHNKKMTIKSAARSIQHLLYGKRMFPYYVHTIIAGLDEEGKGAVYSYDPVGSYEREQCRAGGAAASLIMPFLDNQVNFKNQYEPDSNGTKKRALRFLSVDEVVRLVRDAFTSATERHIHVGDGLQIMIVTKDGVREEFYSLKKD; encoded by the coding sequence ATGATGGCTGCTACCACCACTGGTTCAGATTATGCCAATGAGGTACATTCCGTACCGATCCAGCATCAGTTTAATCCATATGATGACAACGGCGGTACTATCCTGGGTATTGCAGGAGAAGATTTCGCTGTCCTAGCGGGGGACACACGGCACACAACAGGCTATTCGATCAACTCGCGCGAGGAGCCAAAGGTTTTTGACTGCGGTGACAACATCCTGATTTCGGCTAATGGTTTCGCCGCGGATGGAGATGCGCTGGTAAAACGGTTCAAAAACAGCATGAAATGGTATCGTTTTGACCATAACAAGAAGATGACGATCAAATCAGCGGCCAGGAGTATCCAGCATTTGCTGTACGGAAAGAGGATGTTCCCATACTACGTTCATACAATTATTGCCGGTCTGGATGAGGAAGGTAAGGGTGCAGTGTATTCGTATGACCCCGTTGGATCGTACGAGCGGGAGCAGTGCAGAGCGGGCGGAGCAGCGGCATCCTTGATCATGCCCTTTCTCGACAACCAAGTGAACTTCAAGAACCAGTACGAGCCAGATTCCAACGGTACCAAGAAGCGCGCATTGCGGTTCCTTTCGGTGGATGAGGTCGTGCGGCTAGTGCGTGACGCCTTCACTTCCGCCACGGAAAGACACATCCACGTGGGAGACGGTCTACAGATCATGATTGTCACGAAGGATGGCGTCAGGGAGGAATTCTATAGTTTGAAAAAGGACTAA
- the PRC1 gene encoding carboxypeptidase C PRC1 (Syntenic homolog of Saccharomyces cerevisiae YMR297W (PRC1)), producing MRGQSLLAPLMLVPALVAGTSIQGGKAQLEKRQSMPDDLVAAVGGHLSKLRSKMNVQQGKFFDARGSLKNIADSLGVSEQEVSSVSAELESVMAEMSELFPQDAKQLKFLSEPRGDVRKVREWDNVVRKESLQDYQLRVRKVSDPAGLGVDPDVKQYSGYLDVEAEDKHFFYWFFESRNDPKNDPIVLWLNGGPGCSSMTGLFFELGPSSIDQKLKPVRNPYSWNTNASVIFLDQPVNAGYSYSSNSVANTVAASKDVYAFLELFFRQFPEYQAGQKFHIAGESYAGHYIPAIAAEILSHPDEERSFKLSSVLIGNGLTDPLTQYPYYERMACGGGGEPAILGPEQCSAMNETLPRCLRLIRTCYTLQNVWSCVPASLYCNGNQLTPFQRTGKNVYDVRKECEGQLCYDDMKYSEEYLNTPEVIKAVGAEVDSFTSCNFDVNRNFLLNGDWMKPYQRHVTEILDKGLPVLIYAGDKDFICNWLGNRAWTDELPWKHHDDFTKQPIKPWNGPSGDQAGEVKNYKHFTYLRVFGAGHMVPYDVPENSLDMLNTWLQGDFGMGAQE from the coding sequence ATGAGAGGCCAGTCACTACTAGCGCCACTCATGCTGGTACCGGCCCTAGTGGCCGGTACCAGCATTCAAGGTGGAAAAGCGCAGCTTGAGAAGCGGCAGTCGATGCCGGACGATTTGGTGGCGGCTGTGGGGGGCCATCTGTCTAAGCTACGCTCGAAGATGAATGTGCAGCAGGGCAAGTTCTTCGACGCGCGTGGCAGCCTCAAGAACATTGCAGACAGCCTCGGTGTGTCTGAACAGGAGGTGAGCTCGGTATCTGCGGAGCTGGAGTCGGTGATGGCCGAGATGTCAGAGCTATTCCCGCAGGACGCGAAGCAGCTAAAGTTCTTGTCCGAGCCGCGCGGGGACGTGCGCAAGGTTCGGGAGTGGGACAACGTCGTGCGGAAGGAGTCGCTCCAGGACTACCAGTTGCGGGTGCGCAAGGTGTCGGACCCTGCGGGCTTGGGTGTGGACCCTGACGTCAAGCAGTACTCGGGTTACCTTGACGTGGAGGCGGAAGACAAGCACTTTTTCTACTGGTTCTTCGAGAGTCGCAACGACCCCAAGAACGACCCTATTGTGCTATGGTTGAACGGTGGGCCAGGGTGCTCGTCGATGACGGGGCTCTTCTTCGAGCTCGGGCCATCGTCGATCGACCAGAAGCTCAAGCCTGTGCGGAACCCATACTCGTGGAACACTAACGCGTCTGTGATCTTCTTGGACCAGCCAGTGAACGCTGGCTACTCGTACTCTTCCAACAGCGTTGCCAACACCGTGGCGGCGTCGAAGGACGTGTACGCCTTTTTGGAGCTTTTCTTCAGGCAGTTCCCAGAATACCAAGCCGGCCAGAAGTTCCACATTGCCGGTGAGTCGTATGCCGGCCACTACATTCCTGCTATTGCTGCCGAGATCTTGTCGCACCCAGACGAGGAGCGCTCGTTTAAGTTGAGCTCTGTGCTAATTGGGAACGGGTTGACAGACCCATTGACACAGTACCCCTACTACGAGCGTATGGCCTGCGGTGGTGGCGGCGAACCCGCCATTCTTGGCCCAGAGCAATGCTCGGCAATGAACGAGACCTTGCCACGGTGCTTGCGTTTGATCCGCACATGCTACACCCTGCAGAACGTGTGGTCGTGTGTTCCAGCCTCTCTGTACTGTAATGGCAACCAGTTGACGCCGTTCCAGAGAACTGGTAAGAACGTCTACGACGTTCGCAAGGAGTGTGAGGGCCAGCTCTGCTACGATGACATGAAGTACAGTGAGGAGTATTTGAACACACCAGAGGTGATCAAGGCCGTGGGCGCAGAGGTTGATTCCTTCACCAGCTGTAACTTCGACGTTAACAGAAACTTCTTGTTGAACGGCGACTGGATGAAGCCATACCAGCGCCACGTCACCGAGATCTTGGACAAGGGCTTGCCTGTGTTAATCTACGCTGGCGACAAGGACTTCATCTGCAACTGGCTAGGTAACCGCGCCTGGACTGATGAGCTACCATGGAAGCACCACGACGACTTCACGAAGCAGCCTATCAAGCCTTGGAATGGGCCATCTGGCGACCAAGCCGGTGAGGTCAAGAACTACAAGCACTTCACATACTTGAGAGTTTTCGGGGCGGGCCACATGGTGCCATATGACGTCCCCGAGAACTCTCTCGACATGTTGAACACTTGGCTGCAGGGCGACTTCGGTATGGGTGCTCAGGAATAG
- the SOD1 gene encoding superoxide dismutase SOD1 (Syntenic homolog of Saccharomyces cerevisiae YJR104C (SOD1); 1-intron), protein MVKAIAVLKGDAGVSGVVHFEQEADAAVTTISWNITGFEPNTEHGFHIHEFGDVTNGCTSSGSHFNPFKKTHGSPEDENRHVGDMGNVLADANGVAVGSAKDPLIKIFGPTSILGRTVVVHAGKDDLGRGGNEESLKTGNAGPRPACGVIGIAN, encoded by the exons ATGGTCAAGGCGA TTGCGGTTCTAAAAGGTGATGCCGGGGTTTCCGGCGTGGTGCACTTCGAGCAGGAGGCAGACGCGGCGGTCACTACGATCAGCTGGAACATCACCGGGTTCGAGCCCAACACGGAGCACGGCTTCCACATCCACGAGTTTGGCGACGTGACCAACGGCTGCACGTCTTCCGGATCGCACTTCAACCCATTCAAGAAGACGCACGGCAGTCCGGAGGACGAGAACCGTCACGTGGGCGACATGGGCAACGTGCTCGCGGACGCAAACGGCGTGGCCGTAGGATCGGCGAAGGACCCTCTAATCAAGATTTTTGGTCCTACGTCGATTCTGGGCCGTACGGTCGTTGTCCACGCCGGCAAGGACGACTTAGGCCGCGGCGGCAACGAGGAGTCGCTAAAGACGGGCAATGCGGGCCCCAGACCTGCTTGCGGCGTGATTGGCATTGCCAACTGA
- the ECM13 gene encoding Ecm13p (Syntenic homolog of Saccharomyces cerevisiae YBL043W (ECM13)) — protein MKQLTASEQYLLASKARHKLIYAARAKGQDHQLRVLVGHANMLDRITAALGSGRAAPRSGPAEDAGSHSSGRRHAGELGSDLGTKARSGGSGCASLTRAAEAGGEITCTGTKARRQAGSSAYGRCASQAEGGGAAAAAKYPYLHGYAECGSAGSAGRFSAARLGAEREGHDDCFSESEELLSLRPICI, from the coding sequence ATGAAGCAGTTAACGGCATCGGAACAGTACCTCTTGGCCAGCAAGGCTCGGCACAAGCTAATCTACGCCGCGCGGGCCAAAGGGCAGGACCATCAGCTCCGGGTGCTTGTTGGGCACGCCAATATGCTCGACCGCATCACCGCGGCGCTCGGGAGCGGGCGGGCCGCACCCCGCTCGGGGCCAGCGGAGGACGCCGGCAGCCACAGCAGTGGCCGCAGGCACGCCGGGGAGCTGGGCTCCGACTTGGGCACGAAGGCACGCTCTGGAGGGTCTGGGTGCGCATCGTTGACGAGGGCGGCTGAGGCAGGCGGTGAGATCACGTGCACAGGCACGAAAGCGCGGAGGCAGGCGGGGTCCTCTGCGTATGGCCGTTGCGCAAGTCAGGCTGAGGGCGGTGGtgccgcggcggccgcgaAGTATCCTTACCTGCACGGGTACGCCGAGTGCGGGTCGGCGGGAAGCGCTGGAAGATTCTCTGCTGCGCGGTTGGGCGCGGAGCGCGAGGGTCACGACGACTGCTTCTCCGAGAGCGAGGAACTTCTTTCGCTCAGACCCATCTGCATATGA
- the LIP1 gene encoding sphingosine N-acyltransferase subunit LIP1 (Syntenic homolog of Saccharomyces cerevisiae YMR298W (LIP1)), whose product MAIGRYGTLVFYILAGLAFVWSLEYFKHYTKNNYERFHCTAVVEPVQGTATVEKLSAVGGPPCDKRAELKLITQKLTQHFDPNKQPALFCIVENTSVESVHYPVSRTNKGPAGYIAYAGYEADRAAVHKYCEAHGAAVLHM is encoded by the coding sequence ATGGCAATCGGTAGGTACGGGACGCTGGTTTTCTATATCCTCGCAGGCCTCGCATTCGTGTGGTCTTTGGAGTACTTCAAGCACTACACCAAGAACAATTACGAGCGTTTCCACTGCACAGCGGTCGTGGAGCCCGTGCAGGGTACCGCCACAGTTGAGAAGCTATCTGCCGTTGGCGGGCCTCCATGCGACAAACGCGCAGAACTGAAGTTGATCACGCAGAAGCTTACGCAGCACTTCGATCCTAACAAACAGCCGGCACTCTTCTGCATTGTAGAGAACACTTCTGTGGAGTCTGTGCACTATCCCGTGTCGCGCACGAATAAGGGTCCCGCAGGATACATAGCGTACGCTGGATACGAGGCCGACCGTGCCGCGGTCCATAAGTATTGCGAGGCGCACGGTGCTGCAGTGCTGCACATGTGA
- the URA7 gene encoding CTP synthase URA7 (Syntenic homolog of Saccharomyces cerevisiae YBL039C (URA7) and YJR103W (URA8)), which translates to MKYVVVSGGVISGIGKGVLASSTGMLLKTLGLKVTSIKIDPYMNLDAGTMSPLEHGECFVLNDGGETDLDLGNYERYLGVTLTKDHNITTGKVYSHVMAKERKGDYLGKTVQVVPHLTNAIQDWLERVARIPVDDSGMEPDVCIIELGGTVGDIESAPFVEALRQFQFRVGRDNFALIHVSLVPVIHGEQKTKPTQAAIKDLRSLGLTPDMIACRCSEELDKPTIEKIAMFCHVGPEQVVNVHDVASTYHVPLLLLEQRMIDYLGQRLKLSDIKLGAEDKERGARLLDRWRHLTTAIDESFEVVQIALVGKYTHLKDSYLSVIKALEHSSMRCKRKLEIVWVEASDLEPEMSASDKEKFQQAWKSLSSSDGILVPGGFGTRGTEGMILAAKWARENKIPYLGVCLGLQVATIEFARHVLGIADATSSEFYPEVAEDKQVVVYMPEIDKQNMGGTMRLGLRPTIFQEDTDWSIIRKLYGSASSVEERHRHRYEINPKMVQKLEEHGLKFVGRDETGTRCEILELVDHPYYVATQYHPEYMSKVLDPSQPFLGLVAAAANILPSLLAAERAVGARADF; encoded by the coding sequence ATGAAGTACGTTGTTGTTTCAGGCGGAGTGATCTCGGGCATCGGGAAGGGCGTGCTGGCGTCGTCGACGGGCATGCTGTTGAAGACGCTCGGGCTGAAGGTTACGTCGATCAAAATCGACCCTTACATGAACCTGGATGCGGGCACGATGTCGCCGCTTGAGCACGGTGAGTGTTTTGTGCTGAACGATGGCGGAGAGACGGACCTGGACCTGGGAAACTACGAACGGTACCTGGGGGTGACGCTGACGAAGGACCACAATATCACGACCGGCAAGGTCTACTCGCACGTTATGGCCAAGGAGCGCAAGGGTGACTACCTGGGCAAGACCGTGCAGGTGGTGCCCCACCTGACGAACGCGATTCAGGACTGGTTAGAGCGTGTTGCGCGCATCCCCGTTGACGACTCTGGAATGGAGCCTGACGTGTGCATCATCGAGCTCGGAGGCACCGTGGGTGACATCGAGTCCGCGCCGTTTGTGGAGGCGCTGCGTCAGTTCCAGTTCCGTGTAGGCCGCGACAACTTTGCTCTTATCCACGTCTCTCTGGTCCCTGTGATCCACGGCGAGCAGAAGACGAAGCCAACGCAGGCTGCCATCAAGGACCTGCGCTCGCTAGGCCTGACCCCAGACATGATTGCCTGCCGGTGTTCGGAGGAGCTAGACAAGCCGACGATCGAGAAGATTGCTATGTTTTGCCATGTGGGGCCAGAGCAGGTGGTTAACGTGCACGATGTCGCATCCACCTACCACGTTCCCCTGCTGCTACTTGAACAGCGCATGATAGACTACCTGGGACAGAGGCTCAAGCTCTCGGATATTAAGCTTGGTGCGGAGGACAAGGAGAGGGGCGCTCGTCTGTTGGACCGTTGGAGACATTTGACGACGGCCATTGACGAGTCATTTGAAGTGGTACAGATCGCCTTGGTTGGAAAGTACACACACCTAAAGGACTCTTACCTTTCCGTCATCAAAGCATTGGAGCACTCTTCCATGCGTTGTAAGCGCAAGCTAGAGATCGTCTGGGTCGAGGCTTCTGATCTTGAGCCTGAGATGAGCGCCTCCGACAAGGAGAAGTTCCAGCAAGCGTGGAAGAGCCTATCGTCTTCTGACGGTATTCTTGTACCTGGTGGGTTTGGCACCAGAGGCACCGAGGGGATGATTCTCGCTGCGAAGTGGGCGCGGGAGAACAAGATCCCATATCTGGGTGTCTGTCTCGGACTGCAGGTCGCGACTATCGAGTTTGCCCGGCATGTGCTTGGCATCGCGGATGCCACATCGTCCGAGTTCTACCCAGAGGTGGCAGAGGATAAGCAGGTCGTTGTGTACATGCCTGAGATAGACAAGCAAAATATGGGCGGTACCATGAGACTCGGTCTCAGACCTACCATCTTTCAGGAGGACACCGACTGGTCCATTATCAGAAAACTATACGGCAGCGCCTCCTCTGTGGAGGAAAGACATCGCCATCGCTACGAGATCAACCCAAAGATGGTGCAGAAACTCGAGGAGCATGGCTTGAAGTTCGTGGGCAGAGACGAGACCGGCACCCGGTGCGAGATTCTCGAGCTCGTCGACCACCCCTACTACGTCGCCACGCAGTACCACCCAGAGTACATGTCCAAGGTGCTAGACCCCTCGCAGCCCTTCCTCGGCCTTGTTGCTGCGGCCGCAAACATCCTACCAAGCCTACTCGCTGCCGAGCGTGCCGTCGGCGCGAGAGCAGACTTCTAA
- the MIN6 gene encoding Min6p (Syntenic homolog of Saccharomyces cerevisiae YBL039W-B) codes for MGFFYENPLFDFFHRAVRRPASIAMWLFTGLVVASALASILALPAPRRPKRPDGAGP; via the coding sequence ATGGGCTTCTTCTACGAAAACCCGCTGTTTGACTTCTTCCACCGCGCTGTCCGCCGTCCGGCGTCCATCGCCATGTGGCTGTTCACTGGCCTGGTCGTGGCCAGCGCGCTGGCCTCGATTctggcgctgccggcgcccCGGCGCCCAAAACGGCCCGACGGAGCGGGGCCCTAG
- the ERD2 gene encoding Erd2p (Syntenic homolog of Saccharomyces cerevisiae YBL040C (ERD2)), protein MNPFRLLGDASHLASILVLISTIQRTQAIDGISLKTQVLYFVVFVTRYLDLFTKWRSLYNTLMKVFFISSSLYVIVQLKQARHKQVVGYQNMVMRDTFKIRYLVAASAALALITTRQYKVQQVLWVFSVWLESVAIMPQLFMLSKAGKADALTSHYIFALGFYRAMYIPNWIWRYYVENRFDKVAVVAGVVQTLIYSDFFYIYYRKVIREGANFELPV, encoded by the coding sequence ATGAACCCATTCAGGCTACTGGGCGATGCGTCGCACTTGGCGAGCATTTTGGTGTTGATAAGTACCATCCAGCGGACTCAGGCGATTGATGGGATATCGCTGAAGACACAGGTACTATATTTCGTCGTGTTCGTGACGCGGTACCTGGACTTGTTCACCAAATGGCGGTCGCTCTACAACACGTTGATGAAGGTGTTCTTCATCAGCTCGTCGCTGTACGTGATTGTGCAGCTGAAGCAGGCGCGCCACAAGCAAGTGGTGGGATACCAGAACATGGTGATGCGGGACACCTTTAAAATCAGGTACCTGGTGGCGGCAAGTgccgcgctggcgctgaTCACGACACGCCAATACAAGGTACAACAGGTGCTATGGGTATTCTCGGTCTGGTTGGAGAGCGTGGCTATTATGCCACAGTTGTTTATGCTGTCGAAGGCGGGGAAGGCAGACGCCTTGACGTCACACTACATTTTTGCCCTGGGTTTCTACCGGGCCATGTATATTCCGAACTGGATTTGGCGCTACTACGTGGAGAACCGCTTTGACAAGGTGGCAGTTGTTGCGGGCGTGGTACAGACACTGATCTACTCGGACTTCTTCTACATCTACTACAGGAAGGTGATACGTGAGGGCGCGAACTTTGAGCTTCCTGTATAA